Genomic segment of Euleptes europaea isolate rEulEur1 chromosome 21, rEulEur1.hap1, whole genome shotgun sequence:
gcgaaaatggggggaaagggaggagagagcAGTCAGGGGCGGCATTGCGAGCCGCTGACGGCGGTGTTGTGCGCGTTTGGGGTCGCCTGTGCCTCTGGCGGCGGGACAACAACCCCGCAAGGGAGGccgttgggcgggggggggggcgtctgacGCTGCGGGGTGTGGCCTGAGGCTTTATTGCTGTATTGAAATAGTGGAGAATTAAGGGCTTGAAACAATGCCgggttgtttcttttttttataaatatttttattgattttcaataataaataggggtacaaaaggaaaaaaacattacataaataTTGTTCAACATTGATATGCCCAGTACTACCCCCTTGCAGAATGTAGTAATGCATTAACTCACTAGCGGAGTGGATTTGATCTCCAATTTAATCCGGCTGCAgctcatagagtttaattgctgtttttttgttttaatatattcataaaaagatttccatttgtctctgttttgtttctgAGTATCCTTTTGTAacgtttcagttaattgtgccattgttacGTATTCGTAAGCTTTATCGATCCAGGTCTCAATTTTTGGTATTCTGTTTGCTTTCCATAAAGATGCTaaaactactcttgcagctgtaattaaatattttaatatatcctgttggtccttgtcgatgtTATCTGGAGTTTTACTTAATAGAAATAGTTTGGGATCACGTGTTATAGTTTGACCAATAATGCCTTCtacgttcttatgtattttcttccaaaatttctggactgatttgCATGTCCAtcagcaatgataaaaagtgcctctGGCTTTGCGACGTTTCCAACATAAACCAATGCCAGGTTGTTTCTGAACACCCCAGAtgaggatgtactaaaacgaatggcgggccagcccattagaaacaatgggagaggctgcacagcccattaaaGATAATAGGGGCCTGGAGTGTCCATACACTTGCacgggctccattgaaatacattgcaGCGCCAACAAGAGTTGCcaagaaaatgcagaatgggtTTTTCCAGTAGGTTCTCTGAGCCCAGGTACACGACCCTGGGGCTGGAATGGCAGCCCCCCAaggtggattgacagcccctgggactagcacacgTGTCCTGGGGCTGCATTGACAGCCCCACAAGTGGATTGGTCGCCCTGTTCCCACTGTCatctccctttgcagaagccatatcgatgtttctccccagcagggagcCAAAGTGGCTGGCATCATTGTCCGTTCCTCCGTTTTCTCctgacaaccaccctgtgaggtaggttaggctaagtgtgtgtgactggaccaaggtcacccagcaaacatccCTCGGCAGGTATAATAGTGAAGGCCCAatgggtatagaatcatagagttggaaagggaccaccagggtcatctagtccaaccccctgcacaatgcaggaaactcacaactacctccccccccccaacacccccagtgatcagaagacagccaagatgccctccctttcatcatctgcctaaggtcacagaatcagcattgctcacagatggccatctagcctctgcataaaaacctccagggaaggagagctcaccacctcccgaggaagcctgttccactgaggaaccgctttagctgttagaaaattcttcctaatgtctcgacggaaactcttttgatttaatttcaacctgttgtagAGCTTGCTGCTTGCCACTGATTTTTGGATTTATTCCAAAAGGGAGCTCTTGTCGCATGCTTAGGGTGACGGACTCTTTCATGGACTGCAGAGTACAATAGTTTCTACTCTGGAAAATTTGGGTAGTGCGTAGTGGAAATCTATTTTATTTTCTTGAGCTTCTCAGTATGGGCTGCTGTCTAGTTCAACAGCGTCAGAATGTGGGACCTTCTCCCTTAGCAAGTCAGGATGAGACTGTCCCATCAGCAGCTGGCTTTCTCTGTGGATCTGTGCTCATGCTGAGTATTGATCGGGGTTGACCCTGTCTTGGTCTCCCACTGTATCAAAAACAGGCCCTTGTTTGTCTTTCAGGATTGCATCAAACCCATCAAAGTCGACAAGAAGGCCGGGAAAGCGGCAGCCAAGATCCGTATTGAAGATGACGGGAGTTATTTCCAAGTGAGCGAGGTAAGGTGTTCTTCCTATGATCCTGTGTAAGAGCAAGAGAAGAGGGCCGAGCTATTGGCTCAAGACCAGCAGCTCTTCATTCCAAGGTCTGACAGTGGCCAACCtccgggaagggagggagctgggAAAGCAGAGAACGGCTCTTGTTAGTTTCACAGTGGAATCCTATGGAGAAGGACTCCAGTCTGAATCTCACTGAgtgtagactggagtaagtctgcaaaAGATTTCACTGCTCATCAAAAAGTTGTCATTGTTAGGAATCCTGATCATTGATCATCGTGTGCTCTCTGagtgatatgatgaccatcttcaagggcttgaagggctgtcatataaaggatggtgcggagttgttgtctgttgccccagaaggtcggaccagaaccaacgggtcgaaaGTAAACCAAAAGaattttcgtctagacattaggaagagttttctaacagttcgagcagaTGATACAAGTGTTTTGCTGGCATACGCCGTAccaataaatctgattctgattctctCCTGCCTCCCTTTCAGGATGGAGAATCGCAGAAGCTGGAGAAAGCCAAGATTACTCTCAACGACTGCTTGGCTTGCAGTGGCTGCATAACGTCAGCGGAGAGCGTCTTAATCACACAGCAGAGCCACGAAGAACTGTACAAAGTGTTAAATACGAACAAGGTCAGTGGTGGATGTCATGGTTTGGGAGCTATAGGGGCTGGATGTTAATCGGGCCCTGGACCCCTGGGAGGAGAGGGCCATTTCTCCCGAGGCTTCTGTCCAAGGTCCATGTGCTTGGCTGCAGAACTTCCTGTACATAGTTGCTAGTTGTATTGTTTTTAAAGAAGGAGATGGGCTGATCTCTACCAGCATAAAGGCAGGAACTCTGCAATAGAGAGAGGAGTGACTTTATAAAAAATGGagaaatgcagaaaagagcaaccaaaatgattaagggactagagcaactgtcctatggggagtggttaggatgcttagggctgtttagcttggaaagaaggtggctaaggggagacatgatagaggtctataaaatgatgcatggtttggagagagtggacagggagaagtttttctccctttcccataatactagaacacggggtcagctgctaaagctggagagcgagagattcaaaacagataaaaggaaatattttttcacacaacgcatagttaaattgtggaactccctgccccaggatgtgatggctgccagcttggagggctttaagaggggagtggacatattcatggaggagaggggtattcatggttattagttagaatggatactggtcatgctgcatacctattctctctagtatcagaggagcatgcctattattttgggtgcggtggaacacaggcaggatggtgctgctgcagtcgtcttgtttgtggcttcctaaaggcacctggttggccactgtgtgaacagactgctggacttgatgggccttggtctgatccagcagggcctttcttatgttcttatgttcttatgagaacatGTGACTACTTGTGGCACTGTACCCAGGAACGACGAATGCTTATTTTCTTCTTGCCTGTGTAGGAAATAGTAAGACATTGTACTGTATTATTTTCTGTTTACAAGAATGCAGGTTCTGCTTCCCAGAAGCTGGTGGTGGTCTCTGTTTCTCCCCAATGCAGAGCTTCCCTGGCTGCAAGATACAAACTGGCTCCTTTGGACACAGCCAAGAAGCTGACGGCGTTCTTCAAAAGATTAGGTGAGGGGCTGCGTCGTGAGACAGTCATAACTGTGAATGTTGTTACTGGAGGGATGAAGACCATATGAGGCGGTGCGTTGATTGTGAAATCACCTCTGTCGAACACAGTGGGGCTGATTTCTGAATGAACAGGGATAGGATTGAGTCGCTCCTGAAGTCAATCGGAGCAAACGGCCACTTTGAGAGGCGCAGAACAGCTAAGAGGTGTGTGCGGTTTCTGTGATGTTTTGCCTTTGTGAAGGCGTCCAGGTACATTTCCCCAGCGGGCCAAGTGTCTGGTGTTATCTGGGACAGTGTTGGAGGTACCCAACCATGCGGCCACAGTTGGGCGGGCCAGCATTTAGCACGGGCAGTTCTTAGGGGCCCGAATTTCTGGGAATGTAACATGTAATGGCGCCGTAGACAGTTGAGGCCTCGCAAAATCACTTATGAAGGCCAGGCGTGGCCGCCTCTGTTCTGTTTCTGCTTGACATGACAGTTTGTAAaaatggctggggggtggggggagatccaaAATcgtccttccctctccctccctcgcaGTGTGGAAATAATGGCGTCTGAGATGGGGTTTTCTGACCCACCACGTCTTTTCGAGGATGACTTGATTCCCATGTCCCCCAGTGTGGGAACCTGGAACAAATCTCCTTGTGATAGTTTGATGGAAAGGGGGTGTGGACTCTCACACATGCAGAAAAGAACAGGCCAATAAAAGCCACAAGCTTTTATGGGAAAGACTGAAGAAGGGGTTCAGGTGTGAGCATGAGGCAAAGGACAAGCAGGCACAATGAAATGGCAGCATCTAGGATACAGAGGTGACCACCTCTCTCAACACAGGGATTGCTTTTCCATGGTGTTCCGAAAGGTGATGTAAGAAGAGGTGATTTGGCAGCCTTACAGTCCGCAGCTTGCCTACCGCAGGCTGAAAGCCCCTTCTGTCTCTCCCTCTGGTAAGTAGGACTGTCGCCTTTCTTCCGCAGGGGTGCACTTTGTTTTCGACACAACCTTCTCCCGCAACTTCAgcctgctggagagccagcgagAGTTTGTGCGCCGCTTCCGGAGGCGAGCCGAGGAGGAAAGGGCACTGCCCATGTTGGCCGCTGCCTGCCCAGGTAAAGCTCCCCagtggggtgaggtgggggtgggggggagtgggggcagggGAGCAGACTCAGGTGGCGGCGGTGCCATGGACCCTGAGAAATGGGGACCCCAGGCCTCTGCCCTCCCTGAATCGGAGATCTCCCATTGCCTTGATGTGGTCTCTTGCCAGAGAAGAGGGAAGCCAGTGGGTGGGTTGTGAAGGGCCGCAGCTGAGAGTGTGAAATGTGAGGGCAAGCTTCTTCAAGCTGGGCTCTTTCCTCCTGCTCCATTGTGTGGCCTTCCAGTTGTTTAAATGCTCCCTCCCTCCGGCCTTGTGGGTTATGTCCTTCTTTCCCAGCAGTATGGCAGGATCCCCCGTGCCAATCCATCCCAATGCGGTGGCGGAGGGCACGTGGCAGCTAGGAAGGCAGGCCATGGAGGTGAAACCAGCTCCCCCCGCTTTGCTCTTTCAGGCTGGATCTGCTACGCCGAGAAGACCCACGGGAGCTTCATCATCCCGCACGTCAGCACTGCCAAGTCGCCCCAGCAGGTGATGGGCTCCCTGGTGAAAGGGTGCTTCGCAGAGCGGCAGGTGAGTCCCTCGGTGGGCTGCATGTCACCGTATGGGGGGCCAGGCGCTCGGAGGGCCTGAGGCCTGGGAGCCCCAGAAGGCTCTGAGTCCGAGTCGGCAGACCAGTTTGGAGCCCTTTTTGGGTGACCCTGGAATCGAATCCTGTCTGACAATCTCCGGGGTGATGTGAATGTAAAGTGAAGTCCACTGGAAGGGAGGTTCGTGTCGCTGTCTGTTCTGCACAAGAAACTCTGTTGGAAGGGTTCCATCCTGGTTCCATTGTACTCCCTGCTTCCAGCGGTTGTTAGCCTTTgcgagagattggggggggggattgtaggGACGGCCAGCCCCCTGATCTCGCGTGGTGCCCACCCAACAGAGAGACGAGAATTTGtttcaccctgtgagatagagtGGGGGGAGAAGTGGATGTATGTATTGAAAGGGCAGTCCCTGAAGCAGTCTCATCACTATGAAAATCACCCCGCCCCCCAAGAAGCTGTGTAGAGCAGTAGATGGGCTGAGACGATTGCGGTGAGCCATGAGGTAGGGTGACTGAATAGACCCACCATGTGCAGGTGTGTTTTCCCGCATGCGACCAGATGCTGTCTGTGCTCATGAGTTTCCGGCGGCATCTCTTGGAAAGAGAAGCGAGGCGTAGACAGACCCTGTGGTGGCCTGGTGTGACAGTTCGTAATACTCGATCTCTTGTGCTCGTAGAATTTGACGCCTGACCAGATCTACCACGTGGCGGTGATGCCCTGCTATGACAAGAAACTGGAAGCGTCCCGGCCCGATTTCTTCATCCAGGAGCACCAAACCCGGGAGGTGGACTGTGTGATCACGACAGGTAAACAGCAGGCTGGGACAGCGAGCCTTTCTCCTGTAGGGAAGGATGGGGGCAGGCCCCTCGGCTGCTTTCCTGCAAGCACCCCCTTCTCCAGGATTGGCCTGTGAGCTGCCAGAGGCAGTCAGCAGGACCACCTTGTCGGGCAGAAAGCCAGAGTCGGCCGCTCTTCCCAGCATGGCTGTATATTCTGTCCTTGGGAAGACATGGACTGAATGAcagtcttccccctcctcacccACCCGGGCTTCTCCCCAGCTGTTTGTGATTGGGAAGGCCAAAAAGTGGGGGCTTGTATGGAGGCCCGTGGGCTCAGAGCAGGTGCTTGCATCTGATTGATGCACATGGGGGCCAGAGGGGCATAATGAGAGGAGGGGGGCTCTTTGAGGAACCCAGAGGATGCCAGAGAGGATATGGAGGGAGGATCAGGGAAAGCCCCAGATGATGGCCAGGCAGTCCTGTCCCGCTTGTGGTCTCTCTCATggccattttggggagggggctagaTGTGGGGGCTCTATTTTAAATCGGTCGCCTCCGTTCTCGGCCCTTAGGAGAAGTGGTGAAGCTGCTGGACCAAGAAGGCGTTTCCCTTGTTGACATGGAGCCTGCACCGCTGGATGGGATGTAAGTGACCTCTGCGCAGGTGCTGTGTTCGAATCCCCTCACTCCAACATCACATTCCGAAGGCTGCAGTCCTGGACGCAAGCTCCAGGCTTCGAGGGCGGCATTGAAGTGGGTGGGAAGCGGGACAGCAGAAACGCCGTGTCTCAGTGTTGGGAACCTGCACACGCTCATATAGGACCAGCCTGGGGGTTGAGCACCCAGTTTGATGCAGTGGGGGAACAAGATGCTTCCTCTCCCCGGCAGAATGCAGGGCACAAGATGCTTCCTCTCCCTGTGGAATGGGTGCAGTGACCAAACCCTGGCTTGCTGGTGGCGTGAAGAGGAACGCTGCCCCTGTACATGGGTGCTCCATGTTGCTCTGCTGGATGGGCTGCAATGCAATGGAATATTGGGGCCCATTCCCTTGTCAAGGCAACAGAAACGGTGTGCGAGTGGCAAAGGTGTGGGGTTGAGAGCGGCTGCCTTTCGGCTCTCTTTGAGTTTTGTGCCAGCAGTCCGGGAGGAGGGGCAGAGCGAGGCTGTAGATGGGCGAGAGAGGGACCCCCTCTCCCACCCCAGGGCAAGTGCCCGGTTGGTCCTTCCAAGGGTAGAGAGCATGGCTGAAGGGTGAATCTCAGGCATCCGTGGTTGTTGCGCACAGGCATGGGATTAAGCGTGACGTTGAATCCTCCAACTCAGCATCAACCTGCTTAAAATCCCAAGTTTCTTgccctcatgggggggggggcagaaataaatctgaaaatgtgtcttgtttgggggcttcctagaagcacctggttggccactgtgtggacagactgctggacttgatgggcctgggtctgatccagcagggcttttcttatgttcttatgtgtgggTCATGTCTGCAACCCAGTGGGGGAGTGAggagggctttgggggggggggtgaagcgtCCCTGGCTTCTCTGTGGGGTTGGAGCAGCTGAATGAATCAGGCAAACTAAGCAGGACTGCAGTTGAATTCAGAGTTTGGGCACTACAGGTGGTGAGCAGCCTTCTGTCTTCCTTCCCTCGTTAGGTTCAGCAGCCCTTCCGAAGAGCGGCTTCTTGGCCATGCCGGAGGCGGTTCTGGGGGCTACCTGGAGCACATCTTCAAGCACGCAGCGATGGAGCTCTTTGGGATTCAAGTGGGCCACGTGGAGTATAAGCCCTTGAGGTAAAGAGTGCGAATTTCCTCCCAGAGGTCCAGTCGAACAGCCTGCCTAGGTCATCCTGTACTTTCCAGAACGCCTCCCTGAGCAAGGTGGTCCCTGAGTCCAGCTCAGTCAGATTGGTTGGTCGCTGCCTGCATTTCATAATGAACGTATCTGAAAGATATACTTCTGACTGTGCTCGTAAGTCCGTAGAGCAGTTTTAGGGGAGGAATGGAGATGAGGGAGATCTTACGGAAACCCAGAAAGGCATGTGGGAATGCAGGGAAGGTGGGTTACCAGCAGCCCTGCAAGTAGCAGatgagaaaggagagagaagaagaagagttggtttttatatgccgactttctctaccacttaagggagactcaaaccgtcgtacaatcaccttccctccccctccccacaacagacaccccctgtgaggtaggtggggctgagaaagctctaacagagctgtgacttgcccaaggtcacccagctggcttcgtgtgtagcagtggggaaaacaacctggttcaccagattagcctccactgctcatgacgaggggtggggaatcaaacctggttctccagatcagactccaccactccaaaccaccgctgttaaccactacaccatgctggctggtttccccaccaccTCCTATAATGCGGTGTTTGTCAGTCCACATTGTGCAGTGGCTGCTTTCCCCCTGGAAGTGTTGGGAGTGCTCGCGAAGACTCCCAGAGCCAATGGAGCCCGTGGTGAAGTGTTGGGAGGAGGAAGGAACAGCAGGCAAGAAGAGCTGTGGATGTTTGTATTTTTGTACCTGCAGGAACAAAGATTTCCAGGAGGTGACCCTGGAGAAGGAGGGTGAAGTCGTGCTGCGCTTTGCCTTGGCTTACGGATTTCGGAACATCCAGAACTTGGTGCAGAAACTGAAGCGGGGGAAGTCGCCGTATCACTACGTGGAAGTCATGGCCTGCCCTTCAGGTGGGTGTTTGTGAGGGGGTGGTGGCTCTGGGGGTGGAGAGGGTGGCATTGGCCTGTGATCAGTGCAATTGGGCAAACACTGTCAGGGTCATTTCTGTTTGGGAAGGGTCAGAAGTTGTTTCTTCCATGCCCTTTCTATCCTCCAGTCATTGCTGAGGTGTCTGCCTGGATGTTGGGTTGAGGGCGGACTTCCTGGTGGGCAAGCTGGATGTGGAAACTTGctctgaaggggtgggggtgggcatgcTAAGCCTGGGTCAGTTGCCCTCAGCTCCTTTGCAGTGGATTGACAAATACTGGGTGGGAGggcagctggagagccagcgtggtgtagtggttaagagcggtggtttggagtggtggactctgatctggagaacagggtttgattccccactcctccacatgagtggcggaggctaatctggtgaactggatttgtttccctacgtggagccagctgggtgaccttgggctagtcacagctctctcagccccacctacctcgcagggtgtctgttgtggggaggggaagggaaggtgattacaagccggtttgagtctcccttaaatggtagagaaagtcggcatataaaaaccaggtcTTCTTCTTTGTAGCATTTTCAGTGGTGATTTATTATAAGTGCATCTTGGTGATTTGGGGAAGTATGAAGATGATGTCGACAAGGGATATGGGTTGATGTGTGTTGTGCTGACAAACATGGGTTGATGTATGTTGTGCTGACAACATTAATATGACCCCATATTAATTTAAACACTTCTTTGAGCTTAAAGAATGGAGAAGAAGGTGTGTAGGGTTGAGGATTAGGGCTTTTGGTAGCAGTTAAGCGGAAAGTATGGTTGTTTAAAAGTACAACCCTGAAGTCTGGCACCTAAATGGTGGTTGTGGCTTGTAAAGTCAAAGGACATGTTATGTGGTCCACCTCCTGGGGTCATGGGGAGGGAGACTGGACCTGGCTGGGGGGAATGCCTGTTGCTGTAGGCACTTATCGGACTTCCTGGGGCATCTCTGACTCCGCAGGGTGCTTGAacggaggagggcagctcagagCAGACGGGGAAGCCAGCAAAGATCTGCTGCAGCAGGTGGAGAGGCTGTACGACTTGGCAGAGGCAGAGAAGCCAGAGGCGAACCAGGACGTGAGGGCGGTCTATGAAGAATGGCTGGGTGGGCCTGAGTCGGAGCAGGCGCGGCAAGCCCTTCACACCCAGTACCACCCGGTGGAGAAGGCGAACGCCGCTTCCATGAACATCAAGTGGTGATTGCGGCGCCACGGTGGCCACATAACTCCGCAGGCTGCCCCTGTGCCACATGCTCGGCCCCTGATGGTGTGGCAGGACGGTTGGTGCCCTAGTCTGCCAGTGTCTCAGCTGCCATTGTCGACTCGCAGGTCTCCTGGGTTGCCGGAGGGAACCGACGGGCTGAATGGGGGTTGGACCGGGCAGCTCACATGCCGCCTAAGTACCCTGCAGACTCCAGTGCTAAAGGCAGACTCGGTCTCTGGGCTCCTCTCTGTATTTATCCGCTAGCTCCCTCAGTAGTGCCCACTGCTGAGATGGgagaccccaccccccacccccctcatgTTAAGCAGGTACGACTCCTCTGCCACATCAGGAACCACGAGCCTGTCTGCACACAGAATCATGTCACAGTGGCCTCCCCTGTGCAGAGATGGGGAGGAAAGGCCACAGTTTTGTGTTTGTAACAACACTTTCACTGTGATATAGATTTGgactttttttcttccttgacaATAAAAACCCAACCTCTCTTTTAGGTGTGCACGAGTTCTTGGCGAGCGTCTGTGGGGGTTGAGGTGCCGGGTGAGGATCAGTGAGGGGCTTTCATGTGTATTCAAGGGGGAAGCAGAGAGCCATTTGCACCATTGGTGGTCCCCTGTTCTCACTGTCCCCTTGGCAGGCCTGGAGGCGATGGTGCCTTCCTTTCACAGACTCTCAAAGCCTCCAGGGCATGTGGAGGGACTGGAGTAACGGGCCAAAGGTGTTGGTGTTGCTGGGATTCCCCATGCTGTGCTCCtgccgaaaggggttcccccagCTGCCCCTTTCCCTAGAAAGTGGTGGCGGGCGGATGAATTTTGAGCGATGAATAGACCAGGAGGAGTTGGAGCTGGACTGAGCGTGATATCGGTGAAATGGTGACCTATAGTAACCCTGCTGACCTCTGGTTGACCCCCACTAACGAGGAATtttgaaagttgacctatagtaaccccagtgacctctggttgACCCCCACTAATgagaaatttcaaaagttgacctatagtaaccccagtgaCCTTTGGTTGACCCCCCACTAACGAGAAATtttgaaagttgacctatagtaaccccagtgacctctggttgACCCCCCCACTAACGAGAAATtttgaaagttgacctatagtaaccccagtgacctctggttgACCCCTGCTAATGAGAAAACttgaaagttgacctatagtaaccccagtgacctctggttgACCCCCACTAACgagaaatttcaaaagttgacctatagtaaccccagtgaCCTTTGGTTGACCCCCCACTAACGAGAAATtttgaaagttgacctatagtaaccccagtgacctctggttgACCCCTGCTAACGAGAAATtttgaaagttgacctatagtaaccccagtgacctctggttgACCCCCCACTAACGAGAAATtttgaaagttgacctatagtaaccccagtgacctctggttgACCCCTGCTAACaagaaatttcaaaagttgacctatagtaaccccagtgacctctggttgACCCCTGCTAATgagaaatttcaaaagttgacctatagtaaccccagtgacctctggttgACCCCCGCTAATgagaaatttcaaaagttgacctatagtaaccccagtgacctctggttgACCCCCACTAACgagaaatttcaaaagttgacctatagtaaccccagtgacctctggttgACCCTCGCTAATGAGAAATTTTGAAAGTTGAGCTATGGTAACCCCAATGACCTATAGAATCGTGAGTGTAAAATAATCTTCAAACATATTTGTACTGGGGCATATGTAGTTGCATGGGATTTTGAGTGAAGAGAACGGATGATTATGCTGGATACATTGCTATTATAGGGTAGTATATTACCAGGTGTTTTGCCTGATTTGGTGGCATATTGCCTG
This window contains:
- the CIAO3 gene encoding cytosolic iron-sulfur assembly component 3, whose protein sequence is MAAAVSPFSGVLQLTDLDDFIGPSQDCIKPIKVDKKAGKAAAKIRIEDDGSYFQVSEDGESQKLEKAKITLNDCLACSGCITSAESVLITQQSHEELYKVLNTNKNAGSASQKLVVVSVSPQCRASLAARYKLAPLDTAKKLTAFFKRLGVHFVFDTTFSRNFSLLESQREFVRRFRRRAEEERALPMLAAACPGWICYAEKTHGSFIIPHVSTAKSPQQVMGSLVKGCFAERQNLTPDQIYHVAVMPCYDKKLEASRPDFFIQEHQTREVDCVITTGEVVKLLDQEGVSLVDMEPAPLDGMFSSPSEERLLGHAGGGSGGYLEHIFKHAAMELFGIQVGHVEYKPLRNKDFQEVTLEKEGEVVLRFALAYGFRNIQNLVQKLKRGKSPYHYVEVMACPSGCLNGGGQLRADGEASKDLLQQVERLYDLAEAEKPEANQDVRAVYEEWLGGPESEQARQALHTQYHPVEKANAASMNIKW